One segment of Pyrococcus sp. ST04 DNA contains the following:
- a CDS encoding TAXI family TRAP transporter solute-binding subunit, whose product MKKIVLPLLAILLIFGVVISGCIGGTTQTTTTQKEVVKEVTIYTGGTRGVYYPLGTRYAELLRNAGINAKAVTSGASVSNAKAIGEGNAQAAIMQNDVAYYAYHGLYMFEGNAIKNLRGVAALYPETIQFVVRADSDIKSLQDLAGKKVAIGAPGSGTAVAAEQILKAAGVWDKIQKVNQDFSQATQALKLGQIDAAVIVAGAPTPAVVEIAVTTPVRIIPIPDDILKKLKEEGYIFYVRQVLPKDTYKGMTEDTPTLAVKAILVVSADLPEDLVYKMTKVLFDNVEELRAVHQKARFISLKTALDGMSVPLHPGAYKYYEEKGIQVPDEIKPPSG is encoded by the coding sequence ATGAAGAAAATTGTGCTACCCCTACTTGCAATTCTTTTAATATTTGGGGTTGTTATTTCGGGTTGTATAGGAGGAACCACACAGACAACAACAACTCAAAAAGAAGTAGTAAAGGAAGTTACAATATACACCGGAGGTACCAGAGGAGTTTATTATCCACTGGGAACAAGATATGCAGAATTACTAAGAAACGCAGGGATAAACGCAAAGGCAGTAACTAGTGGAGCAAGTGTCTCCAATGCCAAAGCTATTGGGGAAGGAAATGCTCAAGCGGCCATAATGCAGAATGACGTGGCATATTATGCCTACCACGGCCTCTACATGTTTGAAGGCAATGCTATAAAGAACTTGAGAGGGGTTGCTGCATTATATCCAGAAACCATTCAGTTTGTAGTAAGAGCAGACAGCGATATAAAGAGTCTCCAAGATTTAGCTGGGAAGAAGGTAGCAATTGGAGCTCCTGGAAGTGGAACAGCAGTCGCTGCTGAACAAATTCTTAAAGCGGCTGGAGTATGGGATAAGATACAGAAAGTTAATCAGGACTTCTCCCAAGCAACACAAGCTTTAAAATTGGGACAAATCGACGCCGCTGTTATAGTAGCTGGAGCCCCAACACCAGCTGTCGTTGAGATAGCAGTTACAACTCCAGTAAGAATAATTCCCATCCCAGATGATATACTTAAGAAATTGAAAGAGGAAGGTTACATATTCTACGTTAGGCAGGTGCTACCCAAGGACACATATAAGGGCATGACAGAAGATACTCCAACATTAGCAGTGAAGGCAATCCTCGTGGTAAGTGCCGACCTTCCAGAGGATCTAGTGTATAAGATGACCAAGGTTCTATTTGACAATGTTGAAGAATTAAGGGCTGTCCACCAGAAGGCTAGATTCATAAGCCTGAAAACTGCCCTAGATGGAATGAGTGTTCCTCTTCACCCTGGAGCATATAAGTACTACGAGGAGAAGGGCATCCAGGTTCCAGACGAAATTAAGCCCCCAAGCGGGTGA
- a CDS encoding DUF1850 domain-containing protein gives MPTEEVCLISERGCVCTPTPTVIKVEYIHSVQRIPITEILIANSSGIFFTEMIWHDFGAGLPEEFDEFVNGSYVIRDKKYLGTEMEYWFIPENNATIILGSKVVDVNGLITLRVEKVSYLKHRLGRC, from the coding sequence GTGCCAACGGAGGAGGTATGTTTAATTTCAGAAAGAGGATGTGTGTGCACTCCAACGCCTACTGTCATTAAGGTTGAATATATCCACAGCGTTCAAAGAATTCCAATAACAGAAATATTGATAGCAAACTCTTCGGGAATTTTCTTCACAGAAATGATATGGCACGATTTTGGAGCCGGGCTTCCGGAAGAGTTTGATGAGTTTGTAAACGGATCATATGTAATACGCGATAAAAAGTACTTGGGAACAGAGATGGAATATTGGTTTATTCCGGAAAATAATGCTACAATAATTCTTGGATCAAAGGTTGTAGATGTCAACGGACTAATAACTTTGAGGGTTGAAAAGGTTTCTTACTTAAAGCACAGACTTGGGAGGTGTTGA
- a CDS encoding TRAP transporter fused permease subunit, which yields MVEEAKKVEEIVTRTRKLPKKYETIIKVAAVLIGIYEIIFIFNFNGALYKLLSNMGIKLDFLLYTLQTQQGEAFILAMILVMAYLLYPMRKKKEYFEKIHPIDYLFLGLSLLTMGYLFYRYPEYAQTATTYGRDIIFALIAIIVVLEATRRVIGWVLPLIVSIFLLYALHNIGFNLKVFTEHMYLASEGIFATPLYVMTIYVFAFIFFGAFLLKIGISDYITEFMISVFGSRPGGPAKAAVIASGLMGTVSGSSVANVLTTGTFTIPLMKKAGYPPEIAGAVEPVASTGGQLMPPIMGAAAFIMAEFIGVPYNKIIIAAVLPALVYYSGVYLFIDRETKRLGLKGMPKEEFKPIRYFLRKSYILLPIVVITIALVWGIPAHISAISSLGVAIWVAWISKDNIQGNELLYVASVIAGTIVMFSGRGYQLLVLLSIMLIVLAIQGKYAKFNEKLYITLLFYGFIVLNQIVGMNKENLLFLTGIFGIVFSLIVGLLSKTEDGKIMLSATYTSMIEAGKTSVAVMLAAASAGLIQGSLTITGLANSLGYKLASLTGGNLWLLLIFTMVFSLILGMGVPTTANYIITSLVMAPAIFNVVHSLPPYNEPVPGFSTPIAMLAAHFFVFYFGILADVTPPVALASYAGSTLAGGDFWKTAMNAVKYALAGYLGPYIYFTHPQMFLITVKHWTLTTALQVIYYFAGTILLMYMLSIAITGWYNGRLKMPWRILMIAVALASTTLHYLPILLSLMIIMVTKLFWKKLTE from the coding sequence ATGGTGGAAGAAGCAAAAAAAGTTGAAGAAATCGTCACAAGAACGAGGAAGTTGCCAAAAAAATATGAAACGATAATAAAAGTAGCTGCAGTTTTAATTGGTATTTATGAGATAATATTTATTTTCAACTTTAATGGGGCACTATATAAGCTCCTCTCTAATATGGGAATAAAACTCGACTTCCTATTATACACCCTCCAGACTCAGCAGGGGGAAGCCTTTATTCTCGCAATGATTCTAGTTATGGCTTACCTCCTGTACCCGATGAGAAAAAAGAAAGAGTATTTCGAAAAAATACACCCTATAGACTACTTGTTCCTCGGGTTAAGTTTACTCACAATGGGATATCTGTTTTATAGATACCCAGAATATGCCCAAACTGCAACAACATATGGGAGGGACATTATATTTGCATTAATCGCAATTATCGTAGTCCTCGAGGCTACTAGAAGAGTAATAGGATGGGTGCTCCCTCTAATAGTTAGTATATTCCTCCTCTATGCCCTGCACAATATAGGATTCAATTTGAAAGTTTTCACTGAGCACATGTACCTTGCAAGTGAGGGAATTTTTGCAACCCCCTTATATGTTATGACAATTTACGTCTTTGCATTCATCTTTTTCGGAGCGTTCCTTCTCAAAATTGGAATTAGCGACTATATAACAGAGTTCATGATAAGTGTATTTGGATCAAGACCTGGAGGGCCTGCAAAGGCAGCGGTCATAGCTAGCGGGTTAATGGGAACCGTAAGCGGTTCAAGCGTTGCCAATGTCTTAACAACCGGTACATTTACAATACCATTAATGAAAAAGGCTGGGTATCCGCCAGAAATTGCTGGGGCTGTAGAACCCGTTGCATCTACGGGAGGACAGTTAATGCCTCCAATAATGGGAGCGGCAGCCTTCATAATGGCGGAGTTTATAGGAGTCCCATATAATAAGATAATAATAGCAGCAGTCTTACCAGCACTTGTATATTACTCAGGAGTGTACTTATTCATAGACAGAGAAACGAAAAGGCTCGGTCTAAAAGGGATGCCAAAAGAGGAATTCAAACCAATAAGATACTTTTTAAGGAAAAGTTACATACTCCTTCCAATAGTCGTCATAACGATAGCACTAGTATGGGGTATACCGGCCCATATCTCCGCGATATCCTCATTAGGGGTAGCTATATGGGTCGCCTGGATCTCAAAAGACAATATACAGGGAAACGAACTGCTATACGTTGCAAGTGTGATTGCAGGAACAATAGTTATGTTTTCTGGAAGAGGATATCAATTATTAGTCCTCTTGTCCATAATGTTAATTGTATTAGCAATACAAGGGAAATACGCAAAATTCAACGAGAAATTATACATAACACTTCTATTTTATGGGTTCATTGTTTTAAACCAAATTGTTGGGATGAATAAAGAGAACCTCTTGTTCTTAACGGGAATATTTGGAATAGTGTTCTCCCTAATAGTGGGCCTGCTCTCAAAAACAGAAGACGGAAAGATAATGTTGTCCGCCACATACACATCTATGATAGAAGCCGGTAAAACGAGTGTGGCAGTAATGCTGGCAGCAGCAAGTGCAGGTTTAATTCAAGGATCTTTAACAATCACAGGATTAGCGAATTCCCTCGGATACAAACTAGCATCTTTAACTGGGGGCAATCTATGGCTTCTCCTCATATTCACCATGGTATTCAGCCTTATACTTGGAATGGGAGTTCCTACAACGGCAAACTATATCATAACTTCACTAGTCATGGCACCCGCAATTTTTAATGTAGTTCATTCCCTACCCCCATATAATGAGCCAGTTCCAGGATTTTCAACCCCAATAGCTATGTTAGCAGCCCACTTCTTTGTATTCTACTTTGGAATTCTCGCAGATGTAACACCACCAGTAGCACTTGCAAGCTATGCAGGCTCCACACTAGCCGGAGGAGACTTCTGGAAAACCGCTATGAACGCAGTAAAATATGCTCTAGCCGGATATTTAGGCCCGTATATATACTTCACACATCCCCAAATGTTCCTAATCACAGTCAAACATTGGACCCTTACCACGGCCCTCCAGGTTATATACTACTTTGCAGGGACAATACTCTTAATGTACATGCTATCCATAGCAATCACCGGCTGGTACAACGGCCGCCTCAAAATGCCATGGAGGATCCTTATGATCGCAGTTGCCCTAGCCTCCACAACACTTCACTACTTACCAATCCTCCTCTCCCTAATGATAATAATGGTGACCAAGCTGTTCTGGAAGAAACTTACCGAATGA
- a CDS encoding nucleotidyltransferase domain-containing protein, with protein sequence MPREKVVRVWDEREVVYTPKRWRILWEKREKALKIMELLKEFDPHVYGSVARGDVRKDSDIDIVIPYRVPSYLIELALGDLIQRRRIVMATPWHLIKGHIEIDEETTVTFFLVDPTDRELEFYKWGGMLDLWGVKTKQRVPGVNKKLILIIPTEKGHIEREVVGREPEVAKILGVSIDIVEERVKVLTRRDRIGRTGIYLDEEVPDWKSFEEFLKEIADRDPNIRRRVRESL encoded by the coding sequence ATGCCAAGGGAGAAGGTTGTTAGAGTTTGGGACGAGAGGGAAGTAGTTTACACTCCAAAAAGGTGGAGGATTCTTTGGGAGAAAAGAGAAAAGGCCCTAAAAATTATGGAGCTCCTCAAAGAGTTTGACCCTCACGTTTATGGGAGCGTGGCCAGGGGGGACGTGAGGAAAGACAGCGACATCGACATAGTTATTCCATACAGGGTTCCAAGCTATCTTATAGAGCTCGCGTTAGGGGATCTAATTCAGAGAAGGAGAATAGTTATGGCAACTCCCTGGCACCTAATAAAGGGTCACATAGAAATAGACGAAGAAACAACAGTAACATTCTTCCTTGTCGATCCTACAGATAGAGAGCTTGAATTCTATAAGTGGGGAGGAATGCTTGACCTCTGGGGAGTTAAAACTAAGCAGAGAGTCCCAGGGGTGAATAAAAAGCTGATACTTATTATCCCAACGGAAAAAGGCCACATTGAAAGGGAAGTTGTTGGGAGAGAACCTGAAGTTGCAAAGATTCTGGGAGTCAGCATAGACATAGTTGAAGAGAGGGTTAAAGTCCTTACTAGGAGGGATAGAATAGGGAGAACGGGAATATACCTTGATGAAGAAGTTCCAGACTGGAAGAGCTTTGAAGAATTTCTGAAAGAAATTGCCGACAGAGATCCCAACATAAGGAGGAGAGTTAGGGAGAGCCTATGA
- a CDS encoding TIGR00296 family protein produces MGYKIKDEWGEFLVKLARKAIEEYLRTGREIEPPHNTPPELWEKMGVFVTLNRHNVPPQAALRGCIGFPLPIYPLVKATIKAAIYAAVDDPRFPPVQPEEMDNLTVEVSILTPPELIEGPPEERPKKIKVGRDGLIVEKGIYSGLLLPQVPVEWGWDEEEFLAETCWKAGLPPDCWLDEDTKVYKFTAEIFEEEYPRGPVKRKPLV; encoded by the coding sequence ATGGGGTACAAGATCAAAGATGAATGGGGAGAGTTTTTGGTCAAGCTCGCAAGGAAGGCGATAGAAGAGTACCTCAGAACTGGGAGAGAAATTGAACCACCTCACAACACGCCACCAGAGTTGTGGGAAAAAATGGGAGTTTTCGTGACCCTGAATAGGCACAACGTACCTCCTCAGGCAGCATTGAGAGGGTGTATAGGATTTCCCCTACCAATATATCCCTTAGTCAAGGCCACGATAAAAGCCGCAATATACGCGGCAGTTGATGACCCAAGATTTCCTCCAGTACAACCCGAAGAAATGGACAACTTAACCGTTGAGGTTAGCATCTTAACCCCACCAGAACTCATAGAAGGGCCGCCCGAGGAAAGGCCCAAAAAAATAAAGGTTGGAAGGGATGGATTGATAGTAGAAAAAGGGATATATTCAGGGCTATTACTACCCCAAGTTCCCGTAGAATGGGGATGGGACGAGGAGGAGTTTTTAGCGGAGACATGCTGGAAGGCAGGACTTCCTCCAGACTGCTGGTTGGACGAGGATACAAAAGTTTACAAGTTTACTGCCGAAATATTTGAGGAAGAATATCCAAGAGGACCCGTGAAGAGGAAACCGCTCGTCTAA
- the nadC gene encoding carboxylating nicotinate-nucleotide diphosphorylase: protein MVPLRYLLRFIEEDAPYGDVTSEAIIPKDMKARAVIIAKQDGIIAGVEEAKALFEHFGVEVTLRKSDGESVKRGEIVLELKGNARAILLVERTALNIMGRMSGIATEVRKLVERVRKVNPKVKVAGTRKSLLRLIDKRAILIGGGEPHRFSLSDAILIKDNHLALVPLEEAVKKAKEFSVYKVVEVEVETVEDAIKAAKSGADIVMLDNMKPEEIELTLKKLRDLGLRDKVKIEVSGGITPENIEEYARLDIDVISLGYLTHSVKNFDVSLEIVERLED from the coding sequence ATGGTTCCCCTTCGCTACCTTTTGAGGTTCATTGAGGAGGATGCTCCTTATGGTGATGTAACCAGCGAGGCCATAATTCCCAAAGATATGAAGGCGAGGGCCGTTATAATAGCAAAGCAGGACGGCATAATAGCGGGAGTTGAAGAGGCGAAGGCTCTTTTTGAACACTTTGGCGTTGAGGTTACCTTGAGGAAGAGTGATGGGGAGAGTGTTAAAAGGGGAGAAATCGTGCTTGAACTCAAGGGAAATGCAAGAGCAATTCTCCTTGTTGAAAGGACAGCACTTAACATAATGGGAAGAATGAGTGGGATTGCAACTGAAGTTAGGAAGCTCGTTGAGAGGGTAAGGAAAGTTAATCCTAAAGTTAAGGTTGCCGGCACAAGAAAGAGCCTTCTGAGGTTAATTGACAAAAGGGCAATATTGATAGGTGGGGGTGAGCCCCACAGGTTTTCTCTAAGCGATGCAATCCTAATAAAAGACAATCATTTGGCATTAGTTCCTTTGGAGGAGGCCGTAAAGAAAGCGAAGGAGTTCAGCGTTTACAAAGTTGTTGAAGTTGAAGTGGAAACAGTTGAAGATGCAATAAAAGCGGCAAAGTCTGGGGCGGATATAGTTATGCTCGATAACATGAAACCCGAGGAGATCGAATTAACATTGAAGAAGCTTAGAGATCTTGGCTTGAGGGATAAAGTTAAGATCGAGGTATCTGGGGGAATAACTCCCGAAAACATTGAGGAATATGCGAGATTGGATATAGATGTTATAAGCCTCGGATACCTGACCCATTCGGTTAAAAACTTTGATGTCAGCTTAGAGATAGTGGAGAGGTTGGAAGATTAG
- the nadA gene encoding quinolinate synthase NadA, producing MRLEELMEEVKRLKKERNAVILAHNYQLPEVQDVADFVGDSLELARKATKVDAEVIVFAGVDFMAETAKILNPDKTVLIPTRKATCAMANMVKVRHILEAKKKYPNAPVVLYVNSTAETKAYADVTVTSANAVDIVSKLDSDVVIFGPDKNLAHYVAKVTGKKVIPVPPNGHCYVHQKFTLRDVERAKRLHPNAKLMVHPECIPEVQEKADIIVSTGGMIKRACEWDEWVVFTEREMVYRLKKLYPEKKFYPARADAVCVGMKAITLRHVYESLRDMKFEVTVPEDIAEKARRAIERMLEMS from the coding sequence ATGAGGCTTGAGGAGCTTATGGAAGAAGTGAAAAGGCTTAAGAAAGAGAGGAATGCCGTAATTCTCGCCCACAATTATCAGCTGCCAGAAGTGCAGGATGTTGCGGATTTTGTTGGGGATAGCCTTGAGTTAGCGAGGAAGGCAACGAAAGTTGATGCAGAGGTTATAGTTTTTGCCGGTGTTGACTTCATGGCTGAAACTGCAAAGATCCTTAATCCGGACAAGACCGTCCTCATTCCTACAAGGAAGGCTACGTGTGCGATGGCCAACATGGTTAAGGTTAGACATATTCTTGAGGCTAAGAAAAAGTATCCAAACGCTCCGGTTGTACTTTACGTTAATAGCACGGCTGAAACTAAAGCATACGCAGATGTCACCGTAACCTCGGCTAACGCCGTTGACATCGTTAGCAAGTTGGATTCAGATGTCGTCATATTTGGCCCCGATAAGAATTTGGCCCACTACGTTGCGAAGGTAACTGGGAAGAAAGTTATTCCAGTCCCTCCTAATGGCCACTGTTATGTTCACCAGAAGTTCACACTTAGGGATGTGGAGAGGGCTAAGAGGCTTCATCCAAATGCAAAGTTAATGGTTCATCCCGAGTGCATTCCAGAAGTTCAAGAAAAAGCTGACATAATAGTCTCTACTGGAGGAATGATAAAGAGAGCGTGTGAATGGGATGAGTGGGTGGTTTTTACTGAGAGGGAGATGGTATATAGGCTCAAGAAGCTTTATCCGGAGAAGAAGTTTTATCCGGCGAGGGCGGATGCTGTGTGCGTTGGAATGAAGGCTATAACATTAAGACACGTTTACGAGTCACTGAGGGATATGAAGTTTGAAGTTACAGTTCCTGAGGATATTGCGGAGAAGGCTAGGAGAGCAATAGAGAGAATGCTAGAAATGAGCTGA
- a CDS encoding L-aspartate oxidase, producing MEVAVVGTGLAGLTSAISLAERGVNVTIFGPKSKESNSYLAQAGIAIPVLEGDSILSHVLDTLRGGKYLNDDVAVWNVISKASEAYDFLLRMGITFTGTELEGGHSFPRIFTIRSETGKHIIPILEKHARELGVNFERKLVEEIGIKGKKLAGVFVEGELNRFDAVVIATGGFSGLYRFTAGNQNNIGLLIGDVAMKGLPLRDIEFVQFHPTGFVGKRTYLISEAVRGAGAKLITGDGERFVNELETRDVVARAIYLKMLEGKGIFLDARSIEDFKSRFPYIYSFLRKEGIDPYKDPIPVTPVAHYTIGGISVDYFYRTRVKGLYAVGEAASNGFHGANRLASNSLLECIVSGLEVSRTILREKPSREVNDAPYSGYELGDVEGLRTLMWNHAGIVRSATSLKEGLRKLESIEADPRLKLLARAVLECALKREESRGAHYREDFPYTREEFRRPSFFLGTCLL from the coding sequence ATGGAGGTCGCTGTAGTAGGAACGGGCCTTGCCGGCTTGACATCGGCAATTTCATTGGCAGAGAGAGGTGTTAACGTCACGATATTTGGCCCAAAGTCCAAGGAGTCAAATTCATACCTGGCTCAAGCGGGTATAGCGATCCCAGTATTAGAGGGGGACTCAATTCTATCACATGTTCTTGATACCCTGAGGGGAGGGAAGTATCTAAACGACGATGTTGCTGTATGGAATGTAATATCGAAGGCTTCAGAGGCTTATGACTTCTTACTTAGGATGGGAATCACCTTCACGGGAACCGAGCTTGAGGGGGGTCATTCGTTTCCAAGAATATTCACCATAAGGAGTGAGACCGGGAAACATATAATCCCAATTTTGGAAAAGCACGCAAGGGAACTTGGGGTTAATTTTGAGAGAAAACTTGTTGAGGAGATCGGAATAAAGGGAAAAAAGCTTGCTGGGGTTTTTGTTGAGGGAGAGCTTAACAGATTTGATGCTGTTGTCATAGCTACTGGGGGATTTTCAGGACTTTATCGCTTCACCGCTGGAAATCAAAATAATATTGGTCTTCTAATTGGGGATGTTGCAATGAAGGGACTTCCTCTGAGGGATATTGAGTTCGTTCAATTTCATCCTACTGGGTTCGTTGGCAAGAGAACGTACCTAATAAGTGAGGCCGTGAGAGGAGCTGGTGCGAAGCTGATAACCGGGGATGGTGAAAGGTTTGTTAATGAGCTTGAGACCAGGGATGTAGTTGCTAGAGCGATCTACCTGAAAATGCTTGAGGGAAAGGGAATATTCCTCGATGCAAGATCAATAGAGGACTTCAAGTCTAGGTTTCCCTATATATACTCGTTCCTGCGAAAGGAGGGGATAGATCCATATAAAGACCCAATTCCAGTTACCCCCGTAGCTCACTACACAATAGGGGGAATAAGTGTTGATTACTTCTATAGGACCAGGGTAAAGGGTCTGTATGCGGTAGGTGAAGCTGCGAGCAATGGTTTCCATGGAGCCAACAGGCTGGCTAGTAATTCCCTCCTCGAATGTATTGTTTCTGGACTTGAGGTCAGTAGGACAATCCTAAGGGAGAAACCGAGTAGGGAAGTTAATGATGCTCCCTATTCTGGATATGAGCTTGGAGATGTTGAGGGGCTGAGGACTTTGATGTGGAACCATGCTGGCATCGTTAGAAGTGCTACATCTCTAAAAGAAGGACTGAGAAAACTTGAGAGCATAGAAGCTGATCCAAGGTTAAAACTTCTGGCAAGGGCCGTTCTTGAATGTGCTCTTAAAAGGGAGGAAAGTAGGGGAGCTCATTATAGAGAGGACTTCCCATATACCAGGGAAGAGTTTAGAAGGCCAAGCTTCTTCCTTGGTACTTGCCTGCTTTGA
- the ppcA gene encoding phosphoenolpyruvate carboxylase, with translation MIPRVMSTQHPDNYSIPFFSHSPVLGGEDEITEAFYAYSVLGADEQMWDFEGKEVDEFVVKKLLERYPMFFKKKILGKDLRLTPRVPNPSVEKAEAKLLLETLQGITRAADYARIFYNDSIAPIFEVILPMTTSSAELERVYQLYKKIVGISSEVIHDVTVGEWIGEFYPEEIRIIPLFETKSALLKSSRIVKEFLKDKDFEHQRVFFARSDPAMNYGLITAVTYVKKALYELAKLEEEMSISLYPIVGVGGPPFRGGMRPDNVDVVLEEYPSVQTYTIQSSFKFDYPARDVVKAVDKIKSTKRRAPTPVDIPEFLTAYEVEYQNQIKLLAPHIRRLASRIPDRRRRKLHIGLFGYARNVNGLALPRAIKFTASLYSIGLPPELLALNSVTDKDLERVSEYYLHVYDDLEFAMKFFSFKVAEEVGLKKLAERVREFKPDQIQEYVEEAELVFRGEGDVMKLAQMRGFLG, from the coding sequence GTGATACCGAGGGTTATGAGTACTCAGCATCCAGACAATTATTCAATACCCTTCTTTTCTCACTCTCCAGTACTTGGGGGAGAGGATGAAATAACAGAGGCTTTTTATGCTTATAGTGTTCTTGGTGCCGATGAGCAGATGTGGGACTTTGAAGGAAAAGAAGTCGATGAATTCGTTGTTAAGAAGTTGCTTGAGCGTTATCCAATGTTTTTCAAGAAGAAAATCCTAGGCAAAGACTTAAGGCTAACCCCAAGAGTTCCGAACCCCTCGGTTGAGAAGGCTGAGGCTAAATTACTTCTTGAGACGCTTCAGGGTATAACGAGGGCTGCTGACTATGCTCGAATATTTTACAATGACTCAATAGCCCCGATATTCGAAGTTATCCTTCCAATGACGACGAGCTCTGCTGAGCTTGAAAGGGTGTACCAGCTTTACAAAAAGATAGTTGGGATAAGTAGCGAGGTAATACACGATGTTACGGTTGGTGAGTGGATAGGAGAATTCTACCCTGAGGAAATCAGGATAATTCCTCTTTTTGAAACAAAATCTGCCCTATTGAAGTCATCTAGAATAGTGAAGGAATTCCTTAAAGATAAGGATTTTGAGCATCAGAGGGTTTTCTTTGCCAGAAGTGATCCCGCGATGAATTATGGTCTCATAACGGCTGTAACTTATGTCAAAAAGGCTCTGTACGAGCTGGCAAAGCTTGAAGAGGAGATGTCAATCTCCTTATATCCAATAGTGGGTGTTGGGGGTCCTCCATTTAGAGGAGGAATGAGGCCGGACAATGTTGATGTTGTTCTCGAGGAGTATCCCAGCGTTCAGACATATACAATTCAGAGCTCATTTAAATTTGATTATCCTGCCAGGGATGTTGTGAAGGCCGTTGATAAGATAAAGTCAACGAAAAGGAGAGCTCCTACGCCCGTTGATATTCCAGAGTTCTTAACTGCCTACGAAGTGGAGTATCAGAATCAGATAAAGCTCTTGGCTCCCCATATTAGGAGACTAGCTTCAAGGATTCCAGATAGGAGAAGAAGAAAGTTACATATAGGGTTGTTCGGCTATGCAAGAAACGTTAATGGCCTTGCTCTTCCAAGAGCTATTAAGTTCACGGCATCTCTGTATTCCATAGGTCTCCCACCGGAGTTGCTGGCCTTGAACTCAGTAACGGATAAAGACCTTGAGAGGGTGTCAGAGTATTACCTTCACGTTTATGACGACCTCGAGTTTGCTATGAAGTTCTTCTCATTCAAAGTTGCTGAAGAGGTCGGTTTAAAGAAGCTCGCCGAGAGGGTGAGGGAATTCAAGCCTGATCAGATTCAGGAATACGTTGAGGAGGCGGAACTCGTCTTTAGGGGAGAAGGGGATGTTATGAAGCTGGCTCAGATGAGGGGATTCCTTGGATAA